A genomic segment from Nocardiopsis sp. Huas11 encodes:
- a CDS encoding TetR/AcrR family transcriptional regulator — protein sequence MARPRKFDEQQVLDTARERFWSGGYAATRMEDIAEATGLGKGSLYGAFGGKQELFHRVFDDYCGSVVDAVSRQLRGNDADAYARLSALVYAVAAATAADTAHRGCLLAKGAAELAEHDETVAKRAHAAIEALQALLEGDIAACQRNGDIATDADPGKLAALVLAVLRGIEALGKAGASEQTLTDIAGTALAVLPRPAH from the coding sequence ATGGCACGACCTAGGAAGTTCGACGAGCAGCAGGTACTGGACACTGCCCGGGAGCGGTTCTGGTCGGGTGGGTACGCCGCCACGCGAATGGAAGACATCGCCGAGGCAACGGGGCTCGGCAAAGGCAGCCTGTACGGCGCGTTCGGCGGAAAGCAGGAACTGTTCCACCGCGTGTTCGACGATTACTGCGGCTCCGTCGTCGATGCTGTGAGCCGACAGCTGCGCGGCAACGACGCGGACGCCTACGCGCGGCTGTCCGCCCTCGTGTACGCGGTGGCGGCGGCGACCGCCGCAGACACCGCCCACCGCGGATGCCTGCTGGCCAAGGGCGCCGCCGAGCTGGCCGAACACGACGAGACGGTGGCCAAGCGGGCGCACGCGGCCATCGAGGCGCTGCAAGCGCTACTGGAGGGCGACATCGCAGCCTGTCAGCGCAATGGCGACATTGCCACGGACGCGGATCCGGGAAAGCTGGCCGCGCTGGTGCTCGCCGTACTGCGCGGCATCGAAGCGCTGGGCAAGGCCGGAGCGAGCGAGCAGACGCTGACCGATATAGCCGGGACAGCCCTTGCTGTACTGCCCCGACCCGCTCACTGA
- a CDS encoding SDR family NAD(P)-dependent oxidoreductase translates to MTDVLAGKVAVVTGANSGIGLAIARRFAAEGARVFLAGRRQEPLDAAVAEIGPAAIGVRTDVSVQTDLDDLYSVVREEAGRIDVLVANAGSAVPQRLGEITEEATDATFGTNVKGTIFTVQKALPLLSDGASIVVTGSTSTLRPGPGLEIYGASKAAVRNLVRSWALSAQERKFRVNVLSPGPTETPGLISAVGADHQLASEVPLGRIGRPDEIAAVATFLASDASSFVNGVDWFVDGGQAQV, encoded by the coding sequence ATGACGGATGTACTCGCAGGCAAGGTGGCGGTGGTCACCGGAGCCAACAGCGGCATTGGGCTTGCCATCGCCAGGCGGTTCGCTGCGGAGGGGGCACGGGTGTTCCTGGCCGGTCGCCGTCAGGAGCCGCTCGACGCGGCCGTCGCTGAGATCGGGCCGGCGGCCATCGGTGTGAGGACCGACGTTTCGGTACAGACGGACCTCGATGACCTTTACTCGGTCGTGCGCGAGGAGGCGGGCCGCATCGACGTGCTTGTCGCCAACGCCGGCAGCGCTGTCCCTCAGCGTCTCGGTGAGATCACAGAGGAAGCCACCGACGCCACCTTCGGCACGAACGTGAAGGGCACGATCTTCACCGTGCAAAAGGCACTGCCCCTGCTCTCGGACGGCGCCTCGATCGTCGTGACAGGATCGACCAGCACCCTCCGCCCCGGACCGGGCCTGGAAATCTACGGCGCATCGAAGGCGGCCGTGCGCAATCTGGTGCGCAGCTGGGCGCTCAGCGCGCAGGAACGGAAGTTCCGGGTGAACGTGCTGAGCCCCGGCCCGACCGAGACCCCGGGCCTGATCAGCGCCGTAGGAGCCGACCACCAGCTCGCCTCGGAGGTGCCGCTCGGCAGGATCGGCCGCCCGGATGAGATCGCCGCCGTGGCGACGTTCCTGGCCTCGGACGCTTCCAGTTTCGTCAACGGCGTCGACTGGTTCGTCGACGGAGGCCAGGCGCAGGTCTGA
- the paaK gene encoding phenylacetate--CoA ligase PaaK has product MAIQDTTTTPADADTPRRLGRAPGPESLDPAERMSVDELRALQLTRLRWTLEHAYANVPLYKAKFDEAGVHPGDLKELEDLRHFPHTTKADLRDNYPFGMFAVPQEQVSRIHASSGTTGRPTVVGYTRQDIDTWAEVVARSIRASGGRPGHKVHVSYGYGLFTGGLGAHYGAERLGCTVIPASGGQTAKQVQLIQDFRPEVIMVTPSYMLTLLDEFERQGIDPRSTSLTTGIFGAEPWTERMRLEIEERFDIHAVDIYGLSEVMGPGVANECVETKDGLHVWEDHFLPEVLDPVTHQVLDDGTYGELAFTSLTKQAMPVIRYRTRDLTTLRPGTARPMRRMDKVTGRSDDMIILRGVNVFPTQIEEIILGLDGLAPHFQLVLTKEGRLDHMAVRVEARPDCPADRRAALSREITATVKDRVGVSVRVDVVDPEQIERSVGKFRRIVDQRPRD; this is encoded by the coding sequence ATGGCAATCCAGGACACCACGACCACGCCGGCCGACGCCGACACCCCGCGGCGGCTGGGGCGGGCCCCCGGCCCGGAGTCGCTCGACCCGGCGGAGCGGATGAGCGTCGACGAGCTGCGCGCCCTCCAGCTCACGCGCCTGCGGTGGACCCTGGAGCACGCCTACGCCAACGTGCCGCTGTACAAGGCCAAGTTCGACGAGGCGGGCGTCCACCCGGGCGACCTGAAGGAACTCGAGGACCTGCGGCACTTCCCGCACACCACCAAGGCCGACCTGCGCGACAACTACCCGTTCGGCATGTTCGCCGTGCCCCAGGAGCAGGTCAGCCGCATCCACGCCTCCAGCGGCACCACCGGGCGCCCCACGGTCGTGGGCTACACCCGCCAGGACATCGACACCTGGGCCGAGGTGGTGGCCCGCTCCATCCGCGCCTCGGGCGGGCGCCCCGGCCACAAGGTGCACGTCTCCTACGGTTACGGGCTCTTCACCGGCGGACTGGGGGCCCACTACGGCGCCGAGCGGCTGGGCTGCACGGTCATCCCCGCCTCCGGCGGCCAGACCGCCAAGCAGGTCCAGCTCATCCAGGACTTCCGCCCCGAGGTCATCATGGTCACGCCCAGCTACATGCTGACCCTGCTGGACGAGTTCGAGCGCCAGGGCATCGACCCCCGTTCCACCTCGCTGACCACCGGTATCTTCGGCGCCGAGCCCTGGACCGAGCGCATGCGCCTGGAGATCGAGGAGCGCTTCGACATCCACGCGGTGGACATCTACGGCCTGTCGGAGGTCATGGGACCGGGCGTGGCCAACGAGTGCGTGGAGACCAAGGACGGCCTGCACGTGTGGGAGGACCACTTCCTGCCCGAGGTCCTGGACCCGGTCACCCACCAGGTCCTCGACGACGGCACCTACGGCGAACTCGCCTTCACCTCGCTGACCAAGCAGGCCATGCCCGTGATCCGCTACCGCACCCGCGACCTGACCACGCTGCGCCCGGGCACCGCCCGTCCCATGCGCCGCATGGACAAGGTCACCGGCCGCAGCGACGACATGATCATCCTGCGCGGGGTCAACGTCTTCCCCACCCAGATCGAGGAGATCATCCTGGGCCTGGACGGGCTGGCCCCGCACTTCCAGCTGGTCCTGACCAAGGAGGGCCGCCTGGACCACATGGCGGTGCGCGTGGAGGCCCGACCCGACTGCCCCGCCGACCGGCGCGCGGCGCTCTCGCGGGAGATCACCGCGACGGTCAAGGACCGGGTGGGCGTGAGCGTGCGCGTCGACGTCGTCGACCCCGAGCAGATCGAGCGCTCCGTCGGCAAGTTCCGCCGCATCGTCGACCAGCGCCCGCGGGACTGA